A window of Rhododendron vialii isolate Sample 1 chromosome 11a, ASM3025357v1 contains these coding sequences:
- the LOC131308316 gene encoding putative gamma-glutamylcyclotransferase At3g02910, which produces MLTLDCLDGSSVSILSCALALSSCFVGSGTGETTMEITVKPEAKRSLIFSYGTLKRGFANHNLMQHLISSNDAVYLGRYRTLDELPLVCGPYGVPFLLNLPAGPGRHPIRGELYGVSDPGLARIDELEGVTVGHYERFPVRLIKDREDGEGGAVVEAEAYYLNRSFGEEMWRRNGKVGFGEYTEKKAREYVRRDERPKERSFLEEIRLFVSSSSSSS; this is translated from the coding sequence ATGTTAACACTGGACTGTCTGGACGGGAGCTCAGTCTCAATCCTTTCTTGTGCACTCGCTCTCTCTAGTTGTTTTGTTGGAAGCGGAACTGGAGAGACGACGATGGAAATAACAGTGAAACCCGAAGCCAAACGCAGCCTAATCTTCTCCTACGGCACTCTGAAGCGCGGCTTCGCCAACCACAACCTCATGCAACATCTCATCTCGTCAAACGACGCGGTCTACCTCGGCAGGTACCGCACCCTCGACGAACTACCTCTCGTCTGTGGACCCTACGGTGTCCCCTTCCTCCTCAACCTCCCGGCCGGGCCGGGTCGTCACCCGATCCGCGGCGAACTCTACGGGGTCTCGGACCCCGGGCTGGCCCGAATCGACGAGCTCGAAGGCGTCACCGTCGGCCACTACGAGCGGTTCCCGGTTCGGCTCATCAAAGATAGAGAAGACGGAGAAGGAGGAGCGGTGGTGGAGGCGGAGGCGTATTACTTGAACCGGAGTTTTGGGGAGGAGATGTGGAGGAGGAATGGGAAGGTGGGGTTTGGGGAGTATACGGAGAAGAAGGCGAGGGAGTATGTGAGGAGGGATGAGAGGCCCAAGGagaggagttttcttgaggaaaTTCGATTGTTTGTTTCGtcgtcatcttcttcttcttag